Within Azoarcus sp. DD4, the genomic segment TACGACAGCCGGGGGGCCTTTCTCGGCTACATCGGCTACTGCGTGGATATCACTGCGCGCCGCCAGGCCGAGGATGCGCTGACGCAGCGGGAGCGCTACCAGCGTGCCCTGCTCGACAACTTCCCCTTCCTCGTCTGGCTGAAGGACACCCGCGGCTGCTTCCTTGCAGTAAATGCCACACTGGCACAGGCTTTCGGCTATACCGACACCGACGCACTGGTCGGCAAGACCGATTTCGACATCACCGCCACCGCACTGGCCGAGGGCTATCGCGCCGGCGACATCGAAGTGCTGACCTCGCGCCGCCAGCTCAACATCGAAGAGCACATCGTCTACCAGGGCGTGCAACGCTGGTTCGAGACCTACAAGGCGCCGGTATTCGACGAACACGGCGGCCTGCTCGGCACCGTCGGTTTCTCGCGCGACATCACTCATCGCAAGGACGCCGAAGCAGCCCTGCTGCGACTCAAGAACACACTGGAGGAACAGGTCGCGGCCCGCACCGCCGAGGCGGAAGCACGCGCCCGGGCGCTGGCCGAATCCGAGCGCTTCTCGCGCACCATCGTCGACGCCCTGCCCTCCGCGCTCTGCGTGCTCGACGGCAGCGGACGCATCGTGGCGGTGAACCAGCGCTGGCGGGACTTTGCCGCCACCAACGGCGGCCATCCGCCCGACATGGGCGAAGGCGCCAGCTACCTGGCGATCTGCGAAGCCGCCACCCAGATCTCAGCCGCCGACGCGGCCGAGGTGGGCAACGCCATCCGAGCCATCCTTGCCGGAGAGCGTCAGCGCTTCGGCCTGGAGTACGAAATCCACTCCCCGGTCCGGCAGCGCTGGTTCGCGGTGAGCATCAGCCTCTTCCCCGGTGACGGCCAGATACGCCTGCTGGTCAAGCACGACGACATCACCGAGCGCAAGCTGCTGCTCGAAGAACAGCGCGACAACGCGGCCCGCCTGAAGCGCCTGGCGGCCCACCTTGAATCGGTGCGCGAAGAGCAGAACACCAAGATCGCCCGCGAAGTGCACGACGAACTCGGCGGCACCCTGACCATGCTCAAGCTCGGCCTGGCCACCACCGCCGACGCGCCGTCCACGCCGCCGGTGCTGCAACAGCACTTCCGCAACATGCTCGGCCAGGTCGACAGCGCGCTGCAGACGGTGAAACGCATTTCCGCCAGCCTGCGACCCGCGATGCTGGACACCCTCGGCCTCATCGCCACCATAGACTGGTACACCCGCCAGTTCTCCAGCATGACCGGCATCGATGTCGACCTGCAGATGCCCGAATACGTGCGGCTCTCCGCGGCGGCCAATACCGCGGTATTCCGCATCATCCAGGAAGGCCTCACCAACGTCGCCAAGCACGCCAACGCCACCCGGGTGTCGCTCACCCTGCGCAAGCAGCGCGACGAACTCGTCGTCCGCCTGATCGACGACGGCAGCGGCCTGAGCGAAGGCAGCCTGCGCAAGCACGACTCCTACGGCATCATCGGCATGCACGAACGCGCCCAGCACCTCGGCGGCCGCCTGCGCCTGAACACGGCGCCGGACGCCGGCACCCAGCTCATCCTGCGCATCCCGCTCGACAGCGACGCGCCGCCATCGACCGGAGGATCGGCCACATGGTGAAGATACTCATCGCCGACGACCATGCCGTCGTACGCGGCGGCCTGCGGCAATTCCTCGCGTCCACCGAGGACTTCGACATCGTCGCCGAGGCGGCGACCGGCCAGGAGGCGCTCGACATGGTTCGTTCGAGCGGCTGCGAGGTGGTGCTGCTCGACATCACCCTGCCCGACCTCAACGGGCTCGAGGTGCTGAAGCGGATCAAGCAAGTCAAGCCGACGCTGCCGGTGCTGATCTTCAGCATGTTCTCGGAAGACGAATTCGCGCTGCCTGCGCTCAACGCCGGCGCCTCCGGCTACCTCAACAAGGACAGCCCGCCCAATCAGATCCTGGCTGCGCTGCGCACCGTGATCGGCGGCGCACGCTACGTCAGCCCGACGCTGGCCGAACGCCTGCTCGCCGGCACCGTCAACGCCGGCAAGCGCCTGCCACACGAGGCACTCTCGCAGCGCGAAATGGCCGTCCTGCTGCTATTGAGCAAGGGCGTGCCGCTGACCCAGATCGCCGACCAGCTGCACCTCAGTGTGAAGACCATCAGCACCTACCGCGCCCGCATCCTGGAAAAACTGGACATGCACTCCAACGCCGAAATCACCCGCTACGTGCTGCAGCACAAGCTGGGCTGAAGCGGCGGGATCAGACCCGGTAGGCCCGTGCCAGCGCGGCGAAGGACGCGATCTCCGCCGCCTCCCAGGCGGCATCGCGGCCAAGCTCCTGCGCCAGGATGCCGGCCACCGCCGGCGCGGCCGCCGCGGCCAGCGCGGCGTCGACAAACAGTGCGCGATGACGCCGGGCGAGCACATCCTCGACATGGCGGGCGAATTCGGCGCGCGCTGCGTAGCGGACCTGCGCCTCGGTGAGATCGAGGCCATCGACCAGAGGGCGGCCGGCTCCCGGCAAGCTGTCGAGTTCGGCGCGGTCGCTGCCGTAGCCATCCGTGACCACGCCCGGTGCCGCGCCGTGCAGCGGCAGGTTCGCGGTGGGCGACGCGTGCCGCGGCAACCTGCCGACCGATTCGGCAGCATCCACCGCATCGGCCGCCATCAGGCGATACGTGGTCCACTTGCCACCCAGCACGCTCACCAGTCCCTCGGGCGACACTTCGACCAGATGCTCGCGCGACAGCTGGCGGGTGAGCGCGGCGTCGCCGGCTCCGAGCAGCGGCCGCAGGCCGACGAAGACACTGCGCACGTCGGCCCGGGTCGGCGCCCGCGTCAGGTAGCAGGCCGCCGTGGCCAGGATGAAATCGACCTCGCCCGGCAGCGGCGCCGGCTCGAGCGGCAGGTCGGGCCGCGGCGTGTCGGTGGTGCCGATCAGCACGCTGCCCTGCCAGGGAATCATGAACAACACCCGGCCATCGTCGGTGCGCGGCACCAGCAAGGCGTCGTCGCCCGGCAGGAAGTCGCGCGCCACAACCAGATGCACGCCCTGGCTGGGCCGCAACAGCGCCGCGGCGCCCGGGCGTGCAAGCCGGCGCACAGCGTCGCTCCAGACCCCCGCCGCGTTGATCACCACCCGGGCCGCCACCTGCAGGCGTTCGCCGCTTTCCGCATCGTGCAGCACCACACCCGTCAGCCGCCTGCCTTGCGCATCGAGCGCCAGCCCTTCGGCCGCGCAGTAATTGAGGGCAACGCCACCGAGATCGAACACCGTGCGCGCCAGCGACAGTGCCAGCCGTGCGTCGTCGAACTGCGCATCCCAGTAGGCGATGCCGCCGCGCAAGCCGGTGGAGCGCAGCGTCGGTAGCGCAGCCAGCGCATGCGCGGGATCGAGCCCACGGCTGCGGCCGATGCCGTGGCTGCCGGCCAGCAGATCGTAGAGGCGAAGGCCGGCGCCCAGCATCGGCTTGTCCTGCCAGCGGTAGGCGGGCACGACGAAGCGCAGCGGACGCACCAGATGCGGTGCATTGGCGAGCAGGCGGGTGCGCTCGCCCAGGGACTCGCGCACCAAGGCCAGATTGCCCTGGGCGAGATAGCGCACGCCGCCGTGGATCAGCTTGGTTGCGCGCGAGCTGGTGCCCTTGGCGAAATCCTGTGCTTCCACCAACAGCACCGAATGGCCACGCGCCGCCGCATCGACCGCACAACCGAGGCCGGTAGCGCCGCCGCCGATCACGACGACATCCCAGCTCGCGGTGCCGCGGATACGCTCCAGCACCGCAGCGCGCGTCGGCGCCCTTGCGCCTCGTCCGTTCACGCTTCCGACCACGCCTTGGCGCGCTCCACGGCACGTTTCCAGCGCGCCAGCACCGCCTCGCGGCGGTCGGCGGACCACCCCGGCTCGAACACGCGATCCATCTGCCAGTGTGCCGACAAGGCCCCGGTATCCGGCCACACGCCCGCGCCCAGGCCGGCGAGATAGGCCGCCCCCAGCGCGGTGGTTTCCAGCATGCGCGGCCTCAGGACCGGCACACCGAGCACGTCGGCCTGCAACTGCATCAGCAGGTCGTTGGCCGCAGCGCCGCCGTCCACCCGGAGTTCGGTGAGCGGCCCGGCACCATCACGCTTCATCGCCTCGACCAGGTCGGCGGTCTGCAATGCGATCGCATCGAGCGCAGCGCGCGCGATATGGCCGGCGCCAGTGCCACGGGTCAGCCCCAGCAGCGTGCCGCGCGCGTGCGGATCCCAATGTGGCGCGCCCAGCCCGGTGAAGGCGGGCACCAGCACCACACCTTCGCTGTCGGCAACGCTGGCCGCCAGCGCTTCGACCTCGGCAGCGCTGCGGATCAGGCCAAGCGCGTCGCGCAGCCACTGCACCACCGCCCCACCCATGAAGACGCTCCCCTCCAGCGCATAGGTGACCTGCCCGGCACGCGTCCAGCCTATGGTGGTGAGCAGGCGCTGCGCCGAGGCGACCGGCGTGGCGCCGGTGTTCATCAACAGAAAGCAGCCAGTGCCGTACGTGTTCTTGGCCATGCCCGGCGCGAGGCAGACCTGGCCGAAGGTAGCCGCCTGCTGGTCGCCGGCGATGCCAGCGATCGGCACCGCGGCGCCCAGCACCGCCGGCTCGGTCTCGCCACACACGCCGATGCTGTCGACCAGGCGCGGCAGCACCGCCGGCGGAATGCGGAAACGCTCGAGCAGATCGGAATCCCAGTCGCGGCGACGGATGTCGAGCAGCAGCGTGCGCGCGGCATTGCTGTGGTCGGTGACATGCAGACGACCGCCGGTGAGGTGCCACACCAGCCAGCTGTCGATGGTGCCGAAAGCGAGCTCGCCCGCCTCCGCGCGAGCCCGCGCGCCCGGCAGATGATCCAGCAGCCAGGCCAGCTTGGTCGCGGAGAAATACGGATCGAGTTCGAGGCCGGTGCGCGCGCGCAGCATGTCGGCCCAGCCTTCGGCGCGCAGCGCTTCGCAGGCGCCCGCTGTGCGGCGGTCCTGCCAGACGATGGCGGGTGCCAGCGCACGACCGGTCGCACGGTCCCACAGCACGGTCGTTTCGCGCTGGTTGGTGAGACCGATGGCGGCCAGCTCGCCGGCGCGCAGCCCGGCGTCGGCCAGTGCCGCGCGGGCGCAGGAGAACTGGCTGCGCAGGATCTCCGCCGGGTCATGCTCCACCCAGCCCGGCTGCGGGAAGTGCTGGGCGAAATCGCGGCGGGCAACGCTGCGCACCCGGCCATCGGCATCGAACACCATCGCCCGCGAACTGGTCGTGCCCTGATCCAGGGCCAGAAGGTAGGACATGCACGGCTCCCAAACCGGCGGTGGAGCGAAGCCTACCGCCACCGGCATCGTCTGACCAGCACAGCTGCGACATCTGAGCGGCATGGCCATTACACCGCCGGTCATGCCTTGTGGTTCAATGCCGCCTTCCCGTTCCGTCCGCACCGCCGCCATGCCTTCGCTCTGGATGATCGTCGCCAGCCTCCTGTTCGCCTGCATGGGCGTATGCGTGAAGCTGGGCGCCGACACCTTCTCCACCGGCGAACTGGTGCTCTACCGCGGCCTGATCGGCGTGGTGATGATGGCCGCGGTCGCGCGCCTGCGCGGCACCACCCTCGCCACCCCGCACTGGCGCCTGCAGTTGTCGCGCGGCCTTTCCGGCTCGTTCGCGTTGATGTGCTACTTCTTCGCCCTCGGCATCCTGCCGCTCGCGACCGCCGTCACCCTCAGCTACACCTCGCCGATCTTCGTCGCCCTGTTGCTGGTGTTCTGGTTCGGCGAACGCGTCCGCCGCCGTGTCTTCGCCTGCGTCCTGATCGGCCTGGTCGGCATCGCGCTGCTGCTGCGCCCGACCCTGCAGCCGGACCAGTGGCCTGGCGCGCTTGCCGGGCTGGGTGGCGGGCTGCTGGCCAGCCTGGCCTACGTGAGCGTGCGCGAACTCGGCCGCGCCGGCGAACCCGAGGTGCGCACCGTGTTCTGGTTCTCGACCATCACCGCCACGCTGGCACTGCCCTGGGCATTGATTGCCGGCCTTCACGCCATCGACCTGCACGACACGCTCATCCTGCTCGGGGTCGGCGTCTTCGGCGGAGCCGCCCAGCTGGCCATGACGCGCTCCTACCGCTACGGACGAACGGTGGTGTCGGCCAACCTGAGCTATTCGACAGTGGTCTTCTCCAGCCTGTTCGGGGTCGCCCTGTGGGGCGAAGTGCTGCCGCTCGCCGCCTGGGGAGCGATCGCGCTGATCGTCGCCAGCGGCATCCTCGTTTCGCTGGCCACTGCGCGGCGCTCATCCTAAACCCACGTCATTATCCCCACGCCGGCCGGGGCAATTGAGCCGTATCGTGGCGAGGGCTATAGTAGATGCCACAACCCATCCGCGTGTGGAGGCCATCATGATCAGTACCGACCACAGCGACAAGCTCGTCGCCGTCACCGTTTTCGGCGAGTTCACGCTGGCCGACTACAAGGAGTTCGAGGAGCTGGTCAATTACAAGGTCCAGTTCCAGGGGCAGGTGGATCTACTCTTCGATCTGCGTGAAATGGTCGGTTTCACGCTCGATGTGGCGTGGGAAGAGATCAAGTTCTCGCGCCAGCACGCGCACGACTTCCGCCGCATCGCCGTGCTGACCGACGACCAGTGGCTGACCTGGAGCGCGTGGATCTCGCAACTCTTCGTCGATGCGGAAGTGCAGGTGTTTTCCGGTGAGGACGACGCGCGCAGTTGGCTGGCCGGTGTTGCGGAGGCGACGCAGTGAATGCCTCCTACGCCACGCTGATCGGCGCCCTGGAGCTCGCTCAACATCTGCACGACCCCGACTGGGTGATCTTCGACTGCCGCTTCGACCTGGCCAATCCGGATTTCGGCTTCGAGGCCTATAGCCGTGAGCACCTGCCCAAGGCCTTCTATCTGGATCTGGACGAAGACCTTTCTGGGCCGAAAACCGGGACCAACGGCCGCCATCCCCTACCCGACCCGGCGCGGCTCGCAGCCCGTCTGGCTGCCTGTGGCGTCGGCAACCACACCCAGGTAGTCGCCTACGACGACGCCGGCGGTATGTTCGCCGCCCGTCTATGGTGGCTGTTGCGCTGGTTGGGTCACCACCGCGTCGCTGTCCTCGACGGCGGTATGCAGGCCTGGTGCCGGGCTGCCCAGGCGCTGACCACCGAAGTCCCGGAGAGCCATGCGGCAACCTACATGTTGGCACTACGCCCCTGCCGCGTGGATGCCGACTACGTCCGTGCGCATCTCGGCAAGCCGGACATGATGCTGATCGATGCGCGCAGCCCCGATCGCTTTCGCGGCGAGAACGAAACACTGGACCCGGTCGGCGGCCACATACCGGGCGCCATCAACCGATTCTTTCGCGACAACCTCGGGCCGGACGGCTGCTTCAAGCAGGCATCGGTGTTGCGGGAGGAGTACGGAACCCTGCTCAAGGGGCATGATCCGCATAAGGTTGTCCTGCAGTGCGGTTCCGGCGTCACCGCCTGCCACAACCTGCTGGCGATGGAGGCTGCCGGACTGCCGGGAGCCCAGCTTTATGCCGGATCGTGGAGCGAATGGTGTTCCGATCCGTCGCGCCCCATAGCCACCGGTGCCGGCTGAAGCCGGCGTCAGGGCAGCATCATCACCAGTCGACTCTCTCCACCCGACCGAGCGAACGGCCCAGAAAACGTTCGCCTATGGTCTGGAAGCGCAGTGGCACGTCGGTAACGAAATAGCGATAGCTCGCCGGCTGGCTGCCGCCATGGGCCAGTCCGCTTTCGCGCAGGCGCTCCGCTGCCAGCTCGGCCGTGGTGACGGCCGAATCGATCAACCTCACACCTGGGCCGGCAACATCGCGTAGCAGCGGTTTCAGCAGGGGGTAGTGGGTGCATCCCAGCACCAGGCTGCCGACCTCCTCCGCCAGCACCGGGCGCAGGTACTCCTGCGCCGTCATCCGCGTTACCGGATGATCCAGCCAGCCCTCCTCGACCAGGGGCACGAAGAGCGGACAGGCCTGCGAGTACACTCGCACGCCCGAGTCGAGTTCATGCATGCGCCGGGCGTAAGCATTGCTGTTGATGGTGGTCGGCGTACCGATCACGCCGATCCGCCCGCCCGGCGACGCCTCCACCGCGGCCTGCGCACCAGCCTCGATCACATCGAGCACCGGCAGCCCCCGCGCCCGCGCCGCCACCACGTGCGCTGCCACCGCTGCCATGGTGTTGCAGGCAATGATGAGCATCTTCACGTCCTGCTGCAGCAGGAAATCGGTGATCTGCGCGGTGAAGTGCTCGATGGTCGCAACCGACTTCACGCCATAGGGCACGCGAGCGGTGTCGCCGAAATACACGATGTTCTCGAACGGCAAGCGCTCCATCAGGGCCCTCACGACGGTCAGGCCGCCCACGCCCGAATCGAACACCCCGATGGGGCGGGAGACGTCAGTCCCGGCTTGCACGTTCATCGACGACCGACTGGCAGACAAGGGCTCATTCCAGCACGACCGCAGCAAACTTTCGCTTGCCGACCTGCAGCACCACCTTCTCGCCGGCGGCAAGCACCAGTCCCTTATCCTCGACACGATCGCCGTTGAGCCTGACAGCGCCCTGGTCGATCATCCGGATCGCCTCGGACGTGGTGCCGGTAAGCCCCGCCTGCTTGACGACCTGGAACACCGGCAGACCCTCGGCGCCAACGCTCACGCGTACCTCCGGCATGTCGTCCGGGATGGCGTTGCGCTGGAAACGCGCCTCGAAATCGGCCAGCGCCTCATCGGCAGCGGTCTGGCCGTGGAAACGGGCAACGAGTTCGAGCGCAAGCATCACCTTGACGTCGCGCGGATTGCGCCCGCCCTCGACATCCTGCCGGAGCTGGGCGATCTCGCTGCTCGAGCGGAAGGACAGCAGCTCGTAGTAGCGCCACATCAGATCGTCGGACACCGACATCGTCTTGCCGAAGATTTCCTTCGCCGGCTCGGCGATGCCGATGTAGTTGCCGAGGGACTTGGACATCTTGTTGACACCGTCCAGCCCTTCGAGCAGCGGCATCATCAGGACGCACTGCGGCGTCTGGCCGTAATGCTTCTGCAGCTCGCGGCCCATCAGCAGGTTGAAGCGCTGGTCAGTGCCGCCCAGCTCGACGTCGGCCTTCATCGCCACCGAGTCGTAACCCTGACACAGCGGATAGAGGAATTCGTGGATCGCGATGGATTGGTTGTTGGCGTAGCGCTTGGAGAAATCGTCACGCTCCAGCATGCGCGCGACCGTCTGCTGGGCGGCGAGACGGATCATGCCCGCCGAACCGATCCCTTCCATCCAGGCGGAGTTGAAGCAGATCTCCGTCCTGGCCGGGTCGAGGATCTTGAACACCTGATCCTGGTATGTCTTGGCGTTCTCCATGATCTGCTCCCGCGACAGCGGCGGACGGGTGGCATTCTTGCCGCTGGGATCACCGATCATGCCGGTGAAATCGCCGATCAGGAACATCACCTGGTGACCGAGTTCCTGGAAATGCCGCAGCTTGTTGATGAGCACCGTGTGCCCGAGATGCAGGTCGGGCGCGGTCGGATCAAAACCCGCCTTGACCTTGAGCGGCCGCCCCGACTTGAGCTTTTCGACCAGCTCGGATTCGATCAAAAGCTCGTCGGCACCGCGCTTGATCAGCTCGATCGCGGCCTGAACATCAGTCATCAAAATCTCTCCAAAATCACTCGCGAAGCTCCCGGGAATTTTTGTTAGACTCGCGGAAGTTTTTTGTCCGAATAAGCCAATGCAGGTCAGCAAAAGCAGGATTCTAGCCGATCTACCGGCCCAGCTCCTCTCCCGCAAGCGGCCCTGGCTGCTTGCCGGCGTCCTCGGTTCTTCCCTACTCGGCGTGGTCGCGGCAACTGCCGTCGTGCCTGATTACGAGGCTGGCCCGGTGCCGACACGGTCGGTGATCGAGAACCTGCCTGCGCCGGACGTCAGCGTCGCCACTGCGGCGGAGCTCCCCTTCGTTCATGATGACCGGATCCAGCCGGGCGATACGGTGCATTCGATCTTTCGCCGTCTCGGCATCCGTGACGACGAAGCCCTCGCCTTCCTGCTCGAATCCAGCGAAGGCAAGAACGCCTTGCGCCAGCTCCGCGCAGGCCGCTCCGTTACTGCGCTGGTAGGCACGGACGGCAGGCTCGCCTCGCTCAGCCTGCCTGTTGCGCAGGGCAATGAACGGCTCACCATTGAACGCGCCGACGAGGGCATCCGGGTACGCGCCGAGCAAACGGAAGCACTCGCCACCATCGTCGAAATGCGGTCGGGCACCATACGCCACTCGCTGTTCGGCACCACCGACGCCATCGGCCTGCCGGACAGCATTGCCACCAAGCTTGCGGACCTCTTCGGCACCGAGATCGACTTCCACACCGATCTACGCAAGGGCGACCAGTTCAGCGTCGTGTACGAGATGGTCTACGACCAAGGCGCCCCGGTGCGTACCGGTCGAGTGCTCGCAGCCGAATTCATCAACCAAGGGAAACGCCATGTCGTGGTGCTCTATCCCGGCGCAAACGGCAAGGAACAGTACTACACGGCGGACGGCCGCAGCCTGCGGCAGGCCTTCCTGCGCTCGCCGCTGGAATTCTCCCGGGTCACCTCCAACTTCGGCAAACGCCTGCATCCCATCCATAAGAGCTGGCGCAGCCATAATGGCGTGGATTTCGGCGCTCCGACCGGCACACCGGTCAAAGCCACCTCAGACGGCGTCATCGATTTCGTCGGCACCCAGCGCGGCTACGGCAACGTCGTCGTCCTCCGACACCGTGGCAAGTACGCCACCGCGTACGCCCACCTGAATGGTTTCGCCGGCAAGCTACGCAAAGGCATGTCGGTCGACCAGGGCGACATCATCGGCTACGTAGG encodes:
- a CDS encoding PAS domain S-box protein; translation: MRKHRDHGIPAAVPSSSRSADDADALADLQRQLDQCRAQLAERDEALRLALSACAESEERFRAMADAAPLMLWMTEADGQCAFINKAWQQFTGRTLDEERDDGWTVSVHPDDLARCTSAHDRAFAAREPFWVEYRLRRRDGVYRWLLDTAGPRYDSRGAFLGYIGYCVDITARRQAEDALTQRERYQRALLDNFPFLVWLKDTRGCFLAVNATLAQAFGYTDTDALVGKTDFDITATALAEGYRAGDIEVLTSRRQLNIEEHIVYQGVQRWFETYKAPVFDEHGGLLGTVGFSRDITHRKDAEAALLRLKNTLEEQVAARTAEAEARARALAESERFSRTIVDALPSALCVLDGSGRIVAVNQRWRDFAATNGGHPPDMGEGASYLAICEAATQISAADAAEVGNAIRAILAGERQRFGLEYEIHSPVRQRWFAVSISLFPGDGQIRLLVKHDDITERKLLLEEQRDNAARLKRLAAHLESVREEQNTKIAREVHDELGGTLTMLKLGLATTADAPSTPPVLQQHFRNMLGQVDSALQTVKRISASLRPAMLDTLGLIATIDWYTRQFSSMTGIDVDLQMPEYVRLSAAANTAVFRIIQEGLTNVAKHANATRVSLTLRKQRDELVVRLIDDGSGLSEGSLRKHDSYGIIGMHERAQHLGGRLRLNTAPDAGTQLILRIPLDSDAPPSTGGSATW
- the glpK gene encoding glycerol kinase GlpK — its product is MSYLLALDQGTTSSRAMVFDADGRVRSVARRDFAQHFPQPGWVEHDPAEILRSQFSCARAALADAGLRAGELAAIGLTNQRETTVLWDRATGRALAPAIVWQDRRTAGACEALRAEGWADMLRARTGLELDPYFSATKLAWLLDHLPGARARAEAGELAFGTIDSWLVWHLTGGRLHVTDHSNAARTLLLDIRRRDWDSDLLERFRIPPAVLPRLVDSIGVCGETEPAVLGAAVPIAGIAGDQQAATFGQVCLAPGMAKNTYGTGCFLLMNTGATPVASAQRLLTTIGWTRAGQVTYALEGSVFMGGAVVQWLRDALGLIRSAAEVEALAASVADSEGVVLVPAFTGLGAPHWDPHARGTLLGLTRGTGAGHIARAALDAIALQTADLVEAMKRDGAGPLTELRVDGGAAANDLLMQLQADVLGVPVLRPRMLETTALGAAYLAGLGAGVWPDTGALSAHWQMDRVFEPGWSADRREAVLARWKRAVERAKAWSEA
- the murI gene encoding glutamate racemase is translated as MNVQAGTDVSRPIGVFDSGVGGLTVVRALMERLPFENIVYFGDTARVPYGVKSVATIEHFTAQITDFLLQQDVKMLIIACNTMAAVAAHVVAARARGLPVLDVIEAGAQAAVEASPGGRIGVIGTPTTINSNAYARRMHELDSGVRVYSQACPLFVPLVEEGWLDHPVTRMTAQEYLRPVLAEEVGSLVLGCTHYPLLKPLLRDVAGPGVRLIDSAVTTAELAAERLRESGLAHGGSQPASYRYFVTDVPLRFQTIGERFLGRSLGRVERVDW
- the tyrS gene encoding tyrosine--tRNA ligase, whose protein sequence is MTDVQAAIELIKRGADELLIESELVEKLKSGRPLKVKAGFDPTAPDLHLGHTVLINKLRHFQELGHQVMFLIGDFTGMIGDPSGKNATRPPLSREQIMENAKTYQDQVFKILDPARTEICFNSAWMEGIGSAGMIRLAAQQTVARMLERDDFSKRYANNQSIAIHEFLYPLCQGYDSVAMKADVELGGTDQRFNLLMGRELQKHYGQTPQCVLMMPLLEGLDGVNKMSKSLGNYIGIAEPAKEIFGKTMSVSDDLMWRYYELLSFRSSSEIAQLRQDVEGGRNPRDVKVMLALELVARFHGQTAADEALADFEARFQRNAIPDDMPEVRVSVGAEGLPVFQVVKQAGLTGTTSEAIRMIDQGAVRLNGDRVEDKGLVLAAGEKVVLQVGKRKFAAVVLE
- a CDS encoding response regulator transcription factor → MVKILIADDHAVVRGGLRQFLASTEDFDIVAEAATGQEALDMVRSSGCEVVLLDITLPDLNGLEVLKRIKQVKPTLPVLIFSMFSEDEFALPALNAGASGYLNKDSPPNQILAALRTVIGGARYVSPTLAERLLAGTVNAGKRLPHEALSQREMAVLLLLSKGVPLTQIADQLHLSVKTISTYRARILEKLDMHSNAEITRYVLQHKLG
- a CDS encoding DMT family transporter, whose protein sequence is MPSLWMIVASLLFACMGVCVKLGADTFSTGELVLYRGLIGVVMMAAVARLRGTTLATPHWRLQLSRGLSGSFALMCYFFALGILPLATAVTLSYTSPIFVALLLVFWFGERVRRRVFACVLIGLVGIALLLRPTLQPDQWPGALAGLGGGLLASLAYVSVRELGRAGEPEVRTVFWFSTITATLALPWALIAGLHAIDLHDTLILLGVGVFGGAAQLAMTRSYRYGRTVVSANLSYSTVVFSSLFGVALWGEVLPLAAWGAIALIVASGILVSLATARRSS
- a CDS encoding M23 family metallopeptidase, with the protein product MQVSKSRILADLPAQLLSRKRPWLLAGVLGSSLLGVVAATAVVPDYEAGPVPTRSVIENLPAPDVSVATAAELPFVHDDRIQPGDTVHSIFRRLGIRDDEALAFLLESSEGKNALRQLRAGRSVTALVGTDGRLASLSLPVAQGNERLTIERADEGIRVRAEQTEALATIVEMRSGTIRHSLFGTTDAIGLPDSIATKLADLFGTEIDFHTDLRKGDQFSVVYEMVYDQGAPVRTGRVLAAEFINQGKRHVVVLYPGANGKEQYYTADGRSLRQAFLRSPLEFSRVTSNFGKRLHPIHKSWRSHNGVDFGAPTGTPVKATSDGVIDFVGTQRGYGNVVVLRHRGKYATAYAHLNGFAGKLRKGMSVDQGDIIGYVGSTGWATGPHLHYEVRVNDVPQDPMKIALPTADPLGPQEIARFKTTTQPLLQRLALLNNSAVAIASR
- a CDS encoding glycerol-3-phosphate dehydrogenase/oxidase, which codes for MNGRGARAPTRAAVLERIRGTASWDVVVIGGGATGLGCAVDAAARGHSVLLVEAQDFAKGTSSRATKLIHGGVRYLAQGNLALVRESLGERTRLLANAPHLVRPLRFVVPAYRWQDKPMLGAGLRLYDLLAGSHGIGRSRGLDPAHALAALPTLRSTGLRGGIAYWDAQFDDARLALSLARTVFDLGGVALNYCAAEGLALDAQGRRLTGVVLHDAESGERLQVAARVVINAAGVWSDAVRRLARPGAAALLRPSQGVHLVVARDFLPGDDALLVPRTDDGRVLFMIPWQGSVLIGTTDTPRPDLPLEPAPLPGEVDFILATAACYLTRAPTRADVRSVFVGLRPLLGAGDAALTRQLSREHLVEVSPEGLVSVLGGKWTTYRLMAADAVDAAESVGRLPRHASPTANLPLHGAAPGVVTDGYGSDRAELDSLPGAGRPLVDGLDLTEAQVRYAARAEFARHVEDVLARRHRALFVDAALAAAAAPAVAGILAQELGRDAAWEAAEIASFAALARAYRV
- a CDS encoding sulfurtransferase, encoding MNASYATLIGALELAQHLHDPDWVIFDCRFDLANPDFGFEAYSREHLPKAFYLDLDEDLSGPKTGTNGRHPLPDPARLAARLAACGVGNHTQVVAYDDAGGMFAARLWWLLRWLGHHRVAVLDGGMQAWCRAAQALTTEVPESHAATYMLALRPCRVDADYVRAHLGKPDMMLIDARSPDRFRGENETLDPVGGHIPGAINRFFRDNLGPDGCFKQASVLREEYGTLLKGHDPHKVVLQCGSGVTACHNLLAMEAAGLPGAQLYAGSWSEWCSDPSRPIATGAG
- a CDS encoding STAS/SEC14 domain-containing protein; the encoded protein is MISTDHSDKLVAVTVFGEFTLADYKEFEELVNYKVQFQGQVDLLFDLREMVGFTLDVAWEEIKFSRQHAHDFRRIAVLTDDQWLTWSAWISQLFVDAEVQVFSGEDDARSWLAGVAEATQ